In Asterias amurensis chromosome 4, ASM3211899v1, one genomic interval encodes:
- the LOC139935741 gene encoding lysosome membrane protein 2-like, translating into MGLRKCCCSVGCVYVIGVVGALLVVLGGALVVVVDIFIESTVKSDTILVEGTIAYDTWKETPTPVYMQYYMWNLTNREEFLNGGIPVFKDVGPYTYREIRRKTNISFDDDEGTVKFKNYKAYIFDREKSVGPDTDTFTTVDLLAFTFGNLGRYSDLIRYLQKMMHGATASNIIVDVTVDGFLWGYPQPYLQFLKDFTGLPLPTDYGVFYGDNDTTYEEWVVYTGQKDVSTVNQIKSWSNGSSLSYWSNEYANMINGTDGQAFQPFITKDDALYIYVPDICRAGVIEYTGPNELEGIPTGKFSAPAFQYASAEEYPDNIGFCTPDESGCTPTGLLNATNCKGAPIFYSSPHFLYGSQKLQSSVKGMNPIQEQHKVDFDVEMLTGVSMQVSNRLQVNLKVEPHRQLRESLNIRTTYFPYFWLNESSVLDEPTADLFKDDVQFYLLIADCIMTFVFSVGAGMFVGSLIIAIMRTSRAKKAT; encoded by the exons ATGGGCTTACGGAAGTGCTGCTGTTCGGTCGGCTGCGTGTATGTGATCGGTGTGGTTGGGGCACTGCTGGTGGTGCTGGGAGGTGCTCTAGTCGTTGTGGTGGATATATTTATTGAAAGCACAGTCAAATCG GACACCATTCTAGTGGAAGGAACCATTGCGTATGACACATGGAAAGAGACACCAACGCCAGTCTACATGCAATACTACATGTGGAACCTGACCAATAGGGAAGAATTCCTGAACGGAGGGATACCTGTGTTTAAAGACGTTGGCCCCTACACCTACAG AGAAATAAGGAGGAAGACAAATATAAGTTTCGACGACGATGAAGGGACAGTCAAGTTCAAAAACTACAAAGCTTACATCTTCGATCGAGAGAAATCAGTCGGGCCGGACACGGACACATTCACCACGGTCGACCTGCTAGCCTTC ACATTTGGTAATTTAGGAAGATACTCTGATCTGATTCGGTATCTGCAGAAGATGATGCATGGAGCAACTGCGTCAAATATCATTGTGGACGTAACG GTTGATGGTTTTCTATGGGGCTACCCTCAGCCATACTTGCAGTTTTTAAAGGACTTCACAGGCCTCCCATTGCCAACTGACTATGGTGTTTTCTATGGC GACAATGACACAACTTACGAGGAATGGGTTGTGTACACAGGTCAGAAAGACGTGTCAACAGTCAACCAGATTAAAAGCTGGAGTAATGGGTCTTCACTTTCTTACTGGAGTAACGAATATGCAAACATGATCAACGGTACAG ATGGTCAAGCATTCCAACCATTCATTACCAAGGATGATGCCCTTTACATCTATGTGCCAGATATATGCAG AGCTGGTGTTATTGAGTACACAGGTCCTAATGAGCTAGAGGGTATTCCGACCGGTAAATTCTCTGCCCCTGCCTTCCAGTATGCAAGCGCGGAAGAATATCCAGACAACATAGGTTTCTGTACGCCTGATGAGAGCGGCTGTACACCTACTGGATTGCTAAATGCTACAAACTGTAAAG GTGCTCCTATCTTCTATTCTTCACCTCATTTTCTATATGGGAGCCAGAAATTACAGAGCAGTGTGAAGGGTATGAATCCTATACAAGAACAACATAAAGTGGACTTTGACGTCGAAATG CTTACAGGAGTGTCAATGCAAGTTTCAAATCGACTACAAGTCAACCTTAAAGTGGAGCCACACAGACAGCTTAG GGAATCCCTCAACATCCGCACGACGTACTTTCCGTATTTCTGGCTCAATGAG AGTTCTGTACTAGACGAACCCACGGCCGACCTCTTCAAGGATGATGTGCAGTTTTATCTCTTAATAGCTGACTGCATCATGACATTTGTCTTCTCAGTAGGAGCTGGGATGTTTGTAGGCTCCCTCATTATTGCCATCATGAGGACTAGCAGAGCCAAAAAGGCTACGTAA